The stretch of DNA TTAAAAACTCAAACGCGAACAAGTCGTGTCAAAGTGCAACCGTTGGCCTACAGAATTATCCACCCTTGCCGAAGTCGCGCAGGCATTTTTAGCGGCAACGTGTGTCAGCCGAAAATGGGTCGATTTGCGgaccttgttgatgttcttgGCTTGTTTTGGGGCCTATTCGCGCCCCAAAAAACGCTGTCACACGATCGCGACCCGCCTCAGCCGGCTCTCTATTTACTCCTGATCGACATAGATCCCCCCGGATCTTCGCAGATGGGTGGTGGCCTCATCACCATGTTCGGCAAACTGTAATCGCACGCGTTTTCCCCTGCATAGAAAGAACCAGCAACTGACTGGACATGCTGAGGACGATGGAGGAAGTGTGAATGGAAGTGTGGATGGAAGTGTGGATGGAAGTGTGGATGGAAGTGGGCGATGGAAGTGGGCGATGGAAGTGGGCGATGGACAAGTGGGCgatgatacaagtaccaatTAGTCGATTTTTCGACTTGTTGCTCGTGGTTCGCTCATTCTGAGTGTGCTGTATTGTctactcgtatgtactgttctCGTTCCTACAGTCAACACAGCTCAGTATCGTCACTACTATACCCCATCAAAACGCCGAAAACAGATGTCAACCTCCGCGTGCCGCAAACGATACCACCTCTCCGTGCCACCCGAGAGTTTGTACTGCCTCAGCGATCGTACCTGATCAGCATGACAGAGACGCAAGCAGCACATTCCTTTCCTAAACGAGAGTAAATAGAGAGATACGGGCAGTAGCTGAATGAGTAGATATTAGCAGatactactacaagtagtagcAGTGTCGGCGGAGATTGGGGGAGTGCGACATGACGCCAATGACAAAACAGATAGCAAACAgctgagattgaggagtAGGAGCTCGTCTGTTTTGGCACAGTTGATATTGGTGTAGTTGATATTGGTGTAGCTGATATTGGTGTAGTTGATATTGGTGTAGTTATTGATGTAGTTGACATTGCTGACATTGATGTAGTTGACATCAGATATTATTTGATATCATCAGATAACTACTTAGTCAAACACATTAATACTCGACTTTCTAGACAATACTTGCCTCTTGCGTCCCCATACTGCCTCTTGTACGGCCTCTTGCTCGTACTGCCTCCCGTTCGTTCGGCACAGAACAGACCACATGCTCACACGCTCACATCCCCAAATCACCGCCATCTATTTCctcccacgtgacccctCCGCATTCCaaaagtactgtactgtacggtacGGTACGTACTCTACTGCACCGCCCTGAGCGTCCTGGAGATCCGCTGCTTTAGGACTCTTTCTCTGGAATGTGGCCTAAAACAGGCGAGCCAAACAAAGTTGCGTGTAGTTTAATATCGTccaactactgtaccaagaagcaggagcagtGGATAGGACAAGTGGATGAAGGAGATGTTCAATTGGGGTGAAATTGTGTCAGTACAGTCCTTACTGCTCCAGCTTTTCCTCTGTGAAAAATCAGCCAGATGGGCGCTTTTTTTCCGCCACTTTGATCACTATCTTAGCTTTCGTCTATTCACTCAATACAAGCAGCACACATTCCTGACCATCTTTTTTCACACAGGAAAGACCCAGTCCGAGGGCTGTGTATAAGAGGCGAGTAACTTGAGCCGTATAGATGACATTGAGGTGGTataagtacttgtaccaatATCGTATCGCCATTTGTCTCTGCTCagatttttttgttttacAGTATACTATCTCCATCCAGCATGTATAACTATTTACATTCAGTACCAGTAAAAGTTCTGTACTGAGCTCGCGGTTCATATCCCCTCCAAGTTGTACTCCAGCGTGGAACACTTAACGGCCCACTCGTTTTCTTGCACCGCCAAAATCCCGTCCGCGCATTCCAAAACAAGTTTTCCGTGGACCTCTGAATACCAACTCTAGAGTGTAGATATGTGGGCCAAAAGGTCAAAGAGATACGAGGCTGGCTGGGAGAAACAGGTTCTAAAAATAACGCGGGTTTACTGGCTTCGAGCACCGGTGGTATGTCAGATTACGTCAAAAAATGTCCCTGTCAAAGCTGTCATCGCTCACCTTCACTTGTCGGACGTAGGAGGCCGTCCTCGGGTCCAAGTAGGGTCCAAGTAGGGTCCAAGTAGGGGCGGAGACGAGCTGGGGAGTTCAATAGACGTTTTTGGGTCCTTATATTGGCCACTGAGGAGCCCACACCGCTCAAATAACCCCGATTGAGCAAGGGCAGAAGGTATTCAACTGTCAGGAActaactacttgtagttgagcACAGGTGATACAAGTGCAGAACAAACATTGGCAGTGCTGTGGGAATGTCTAGAAAGGAATGACTTGAAAGGAATGTACCAGCCGTATAACGTGACGGGATTGTATCATGTGACTCCTGCCGCCAGGATTTGATGTAACAAGATGACCCTACactgtaggtactgtagccAATAGAACACCACCTGAACAATACTGTCAATGTTACCACCACCGCTTCAGTGATTGGCGCACCCCTCAAGTCAGACATGAAGGACTGTCAAATAGTGTCTAGCCCACCATAGTGTAGAATGTGGAAAGGCCGAACAATAGGGACAGAGCGGGTAGGTTGAGTCGAGGTGCTATCAGATGAGAGGTTTGCGCCGTAGAGTAGGTACACTACTCGCACTTGTCCACATTTCCTTCTACTTGCGGAGCCGTCAACCTGGGACGTGGGAGTTGGATGATGATATCCTACACAcggatgtactgtagtggaTGCGTGGAAAAGTAGTATTTTCGGCCACGAGGTGTATGATGAGATTGGAAAACTAGCGAGATTGGCAAACTAATGAGCTGCGTATCTTGAACCCGATTTGGCACTGGGCTTTGTAAAGTGCTTGATTtaaatacaagtaaataCTTAAGGGTACTTTCTTCATCTCTGCACTGGTTAGTAGCCAATCGAAccaacatctccacccTCAGTATCGCGTGAATAATGCCGAACGAATAATCACACACAGAAACCCCCCTCATTTggtctccagagcagaTCCGGGTCTCAAACTAACACCTCAATTGTCTCCATAATCTCCAGAGATACCCCCAAATCATACCcattcttctcctcgtctcaATTCCTCCCATATCCTTTCTTGTGCTACGCTCCGAACAAATGTCGCTATACAccaccagtacagtatatcaCAGCAAGCTTATCCGAACCTAATAAAATGCAGCCTCGGATTTGATGTTCCCTTTGGAGGTCAAATTAGGGGCccagaagagatggaaatTTGGCTAATGAACCAAAGGGAGATCTTAAGGACATTTATATATCTTTTTTTCAACCACAAAACCCCCACAAGCCCCCAAATAATCATACGTCAGCCCAAATCGAACTCTTCACCAACCCTAAATCCCACCTCCACCATGACACCACCTTCAAGCGTGATTCGCTGATTCTTCATCACCGAGCACAAAAATGATGTCAGCCCGAACAGCACGAGTTCTGATGCAATCGGGGCGATCTGCGCGTCTGGCGGCTCCCCTGCGTCCGCTGCACCGATCTCTGCACTCAAATCCcaaatacgagtacaccaAGGCCTCGTTCACGGGCTTTCTCAAGTGGTCGGCTATTTTCGCCGGAGCCACGGCCTTTGCTTTCTACACAGTCGACAGCAGATCCGCAATCCACCAGTACATTGCGCTGCCCATTCTACGTCTGTGCACCGACGCCGAGACCTCCCACCGCCTGGGAATCGAAATTCTGGCCAACGGCATGTCTCCCAAGCAGCGTCAGGAGGATAACGAGATCGACCCCAACCACCTTCTCGAGGTGACCATTTTCGCCAACTCCAAGCGACCCCTCACCCTGCGAACCCCCATTGGAGTTGCTGCCGGTCTTGACAAGCACGGTCAGGCCATTGACGGGCTTTTTGGCCTGGGCTTCGCCTATGTGGAGGTTGGTTCTGTGACCCCTGAGCCCCAGGACGGAAACCCCAAGCCCCGATTCTTCCGACTCCCCAAGGATGATGCCGTCATCAACCGATACGGCTTCAACTCCGAGGGCCATTTTGCTGTCATGGGCCGTCTCAAGCAACGTCTTTTGCACGCTCTGGGCCACGAGCAGCCCCAGCACGAGGACACCAGACACTCTCTGGACAAAAACAAGGTGCTGGCTGTCAACCTTGGCAAGAACAAGACCGGTGACGAGGTGTCCGACTACACCCAGGGCGTCACCCGGTTTGCCAACCTGTCCGATGCTCTTGTCGTCAACGTGTCTTCCCCCAACACCCCCGGCCTGCGAGCTCTGCAGGGAGAGGAGAGACTGGCAAAGCTGCTGACCGCCGTGGTTGCCGAGCGAAACAAGGTCCAGTTCGCCAACACTTACACGCCCATTCTGGTGAAGATTGCTCCTGATCTGAGCGAGTCTGAGATTGTGTCGATTGCTGCTGCAGCCAAGCAGTCCAAGATTGACGGAATCATCGTTTCTAACACCACTATTCAGCGACCCGAGCATCTGCGATCACAGCCTTATCTTTCTGCCGAGACTGGAGGTCTTTCTGGCGCTCCTCTCAAGCCcattgctctcaaggccatcaaAACTCTACGAAAGAACATTGGAGACGAGATCACCATTGTGGGCTGTGGAGGTATCAGTAACGGAAAGGACGCCATTGAGTTTGCTCGAGCCGGAGCAACCTTTGTGCAGGTGTACACCGCTCTCGCTTACCAGGGTCCCGGACTCCCCGTCCACATGAAgcaggagattgtcaaggagctgaACGGAAAGAAGTGGGTGGATATTATTGGCGCTGATGTTGAtgtgaagaaggagtagGTCACCGAAGGACAGCATCCGGTAGATTCACGGTAACAGGTGTTCCTAAACATCATCGGGACACCGTCCAGTAGACGGACAACCATCCACTTAGGTCATGGCAGAATAGATTAACAGATATGAAATGATGAGTTGTGGATTGCAGTTAGGGAGGCATGGATAAGATGtttgggggtggtggggaAGTGTCCATGCTATCTATTATGGGTTGTAGATGCCGTATCAGGAGGTgaatacaagtaggtgGTCAATGACTCAATAAGAGACATCAATAAACCATGTAATTGCACCAACACGAACATTGAGCTGACCGATTAACTGGAACGCTCATCCAACTTGCAATCTGACAGACACCACAATCATGTGTTATGGTGCTCCATGCCTCTGAGATCAGAGGAGACATTGTGAGGACTAGAACTGAACCGAAAGAGCATTAATTTTGCAAATGAACTAGTTCTGACTTTTGGATGTTATTGAAGAGACCCCCAACTCCTTCATATCATTGTCTTAAACGTCGTCATCAGCCAGAAAAGGGGCTTCGCAGCAATTCAACCCTCGCaggctacaagtagctcaCCCTCCTGAATTACTCTGAATTGTTAGTATCATGGCAGCAATGAATTTAGTGACTGCTACTACGACACCCTTCgcctcggcagcagcaatgaCACACCCATACATCATGTACAACCCGTCATCATTCATATATTAGTCTATAAAATGTGCTTTCATTCGATGGCACTATTGTATGTTAGGACACAGTTCTCGAACTGTGGTATGATTGACTGCACCTTTCGTTTTTTGAGAGTGATATTGTATCTCTGGTTTTTTAGAGGAATCTGCCATGACCATGTCCTGTTCAGCTCAGCGCAAGCTCAGCGCTTCATGCGCTACCCACTTGATGATTGTCGATAGATGTTTCAAGATGGTATGCCCTTTCGCTACTTGCTCTCTAGACGTCGTTCACAATGAACTCATCATCGTCCAACACGTCCAGCTCATCCAAGTTGGGATGCTGCTCGGCCTCAATCTCAGCAGCTCGCTGCAACGTTCGAGTGTAGACAATGTACGCAGTAATAGCTCCCGCAGAGACAGCGATACCAATGGACAGAAAGTCGACCAGCGTCGACGTCCAGTCCTTTTCTCCCTGGCCCAATCGAGCCAGTCTGTCTCCCACAAACACGTGGATCAGCAGCTTGGGAGAAGTGATAGCTGTAGCCAGAGCAAAGGCCTGGGGAGTGATTGAGGGAATTGAAGCCAAGGCCCCGTTGCTCAAGGAGTAGGGCAAAGGGCACAGCCGGATCATCCACAGCAGTGCAAACGAGTCCTTCTCCATTGTTTGTGTTAGAGCCGCAAATTTCGTGTTTGTCTGCGCCAGATGACGGGCATAGTTTGCAAATCGCCGAGACACAATCAGAAAAGAGGCCGTGGAGCCGATGATGGTGGCGGCAGCCAACAGAGGCCAGCCATTGGGGAATCCGTAGGCCATTCCGCAGAAGGTGGAGATCATGCTGTAGCCAATCAAGGGGGGGAACGAGATGATGCAGAtggccagaaacagacCAACCCACGCAAATGGCGTGTCGTGTACCTTCTCGGCGAACCCCACGAGCCAGGCAATGAGAGTCTGGTGCCAAATCAGAAATCCCAGACCCATAAACCCCGCAAAACCCAGTCCTAGCCACACAGCAATGCGTTGTTTGGTGGTGAGGGCGTAGTACCGGTCGAGTGCCGCGTGGTACGTGCCATGCGCGTTTCGCAACGCGTCCGAAATCACAGGGTGCATTTTCTGTGAGCTGGTAAaacggtggtgatgatgacaaGTGTGATATTGGAGGGGACAGCGGAGTGCATATTATATGCAGGTGGCGGCTCGATGGAGAGCAGTGGATATCGTGCAAAAATAATGGAGAGATCGGGGAGATGATTTTTCGACTGCAAAGAGCTGAACGAGCCGAGTAAAATTGTGGGTTTACTTTTCTTGTGTTAGTTACATGAAGGGCGACAGACAGCATTATGACTAAAAAACAAGAGGTCATTGGGTGAACGTGAAATGTTTAATataggtactgtacatactgtaacCAATGTTGATGAGGGACAAAACCGATTAAAGAGAAATATTCAACTGACTTGGACCGTGAGAATCGAACCGGCACGACGAATGAAGTGACGACACTACTGTGCATATTACCAATGACGTCTGCGGACattgctacaagtattgtataAACAAGACCATGTATGATTGAGGATACAGTTGATGGAACGACTTACGATCCACTTCTAGGGGCTCCATATTCCGATAATAGCACACCAGAAGGGTATATATTGTTCATTCATCTCAAAGATGTCCCAAATCAGTAGATACATCGTCTACAGAAAAGACATGTCGTGTACGACCAGAAGATAGCTCTCATTGCTGGATTGCACATGCATATCCAAGCTGTTCCAAGCCGTTGAAATACCCACCTGAACTGTTCTTTCAACTCTTTCAATTGTTTCAACTCTTGCCAAATCTTGTCAATTCTTGTCAATTGAACCTTCACATTGAGCTTTCACATaggtttttttgttttgtttttatatactgtatatatatactgtaatatggatatataatatatatatttaatttttcttttcttcccACCACCTTAAACTCTTCTTACATTTAGTTGATCCATGTACCCACTTGACAACTACAAGTTCCCCCTTTCAACCAAGTTCCCCCTTTCAGCCAGCCCTAACCCCAAAATACTCGCCACTCTCGTGTATGCAAGTGGTGCAGATCCTGACATATACGTGGCATGATCGGAGGTGCATACTTTCGGAGCAATCTGCGTATACCAGAGCAATCGTGGTCGGCAATAAGACTACTGCCAACGTTTTCCGGCCACGTGATCGGAAATAGACTCGCGTTGTGTGGAACCTGATCGTACCTTTCCTCTCCGGGGAGTGTACCAAAGTATCGTACCGAGACGACCTCTTTTTAGAGTGACAACTTTAAAGTGGAGACCTAGAGCGAATTCCGAGGGGTTCATTTGGGTCTCGAAAGGGGGAAAATGGGCTGTTTATGGGCATTATTTTGGTACTGAGGACGAGGGGATTCTGCCAATGGTGTTAGTTTTCCAATTGCTCTTGTATTGGCCAAGTTGAAGACGTTCTTGTTGCCACTTCCACCCAAATGATCCCCAAACGAACTACTGCATGGCGTCCGGGTAACCGCCGAGGGAGGGTCTTTGTCTGTTAATTAGTACTTTTGAGAAATACACCGGAGTATTATTATGGTGGATTTCCGGGCTCCTCTGTGACCCGAGTGTTGCTGGACGTTCGATGTTCGATGCTCGGCACATGCCGGTTCGAACAGGAATTATAGCGTTCATCTGGAGTTGGACGCAAGCAAAAAAGCAAATGAGGGAGTTATGGGAGGGTTCCGAGAAGTGAAAAATCGGTCAATGGGTTAGTTTGAAGTCTCgttttgtttgtgttggcGAGACAAGAAGAATGGTATAATTTTCGCACCAAAAAGAGACCATTTATCGTGGATTATGGGGGTGTGATgtggggggaggggggagATGCCCCATCTCTGGCAACCCTATTTGACGATAGTTGCTGGAGGCTTGACAGGACTTGGTGACGAGGGGTGTTTGGGCGCTGGAAGCGTAATTTTCGTCTTGAATGGGCCGTCGAGACTTGGGGTTCGACCCCGACTAAATGGCGCACCGCTAGATTCTCTTTTGGCGACTTTCTCGGGATTCTAGTCACCCCCGCAATGTTCCAGCTTACGGTTTGAGACAGTATACGACTGGTTAGGCGAGTGTTGAAGTCGTAGCGTAGAGTGGGAGGCATGACGTCACGGGACAGCTGCGTGCACCACGCGAGCAGGTCAATTGACCTCATTTGAGTGGTGTGGCTTGGCGTTCTAGCGGTGGCGGCGTTGTCGAGCTccctctacttgtagtgagATTATGTCGACGAGCGGGGGGGGACTTCCATTGTGCTTGCCACTGCTAGTGCAGTACAACTGAAAGCTAAACCGCAATCAATCCCAAACTGCATGTCCGCCTTAACTCTGATATGTTATCAAGAGAGTGGTGTGGTGAGGTGAGGTGAGGTGACGTGGACAAGTTGATGGGGAGTTGGGGCATTGACAAAAGGGAAATTGCAGGGGGATTCCGCCGGCTATATATATCTTATGTCTGCTCAATTCCCAGACGGCTCCACACAAAACCAAGATACCACACCATCATGGTCACACCGGGTACATAACTCCCATCCATCTCATCCCACTTGCATGGCGACCGGAGAGAGAAAGCCCGGGGAGAGCACGTCGGCGCGGTCCCCAGGGCGACAACCAAAACAAAATCACCGAGTGACTCCGAAAGCCGCGTTCCAACACCCCCCCAAAATCCCCCCCTCAAACACGTCAGCCACCTGTCCCCCGAAAATTAACTTCACTGACATGGCGCAGCTATTAAGGCTAAAGTGAATGCATGGCTCATCTTTGTTTGCTGGTTGCTACTGTGACTGAGGTAAAAACCCTCGCTCCCAAgtctatatatacctgGGTGTGCTCCCTCGAACAGACCCGTCACAGTAAAACTACTACCTCCATACACAGCACCACCTCAATCATGTCTGGACCTTCCACCCTCGCCACGGGACTGCACCCTCTCCCCACAGAGACCCCAAAGTTCCCCACCAACATCATGGACCGATTCTCCCTCAAGGGTAAGGTTGCCTCCGTCACCGGCTCCTCGTCAGGTATCGGCTACTGCGTGGCCGAGGCCTACGCCCAGGCCGGTGCCGACGTGGCCATCTGGTACAACTCCCACCCCGCCGACGCAAAGGCTGAGCACCTCGCTAAGACCTACGGcgtcaaggccaaggcctACAAGTGCCCTGTCACCGACGCCGCCGCCGTGGAGTCCACCATCCAGCAGATCGAGAAGGACTTTGGCACCATTGACATCTTCGTCGCCAACGCTGGTGTCCCCTGGACCGCCGGCCCCATGATCGACGTGCccgacaacaaggagtGGGACAAGGTCATCAACCTGGATCTCAACGGTGCCTACTACTGCGCCAAGTACGCCGGCCAGatcttcaagaagaagggcaagggatccttcatcttcaccgCCTCCATGTCCGGCCACATTGTCAACATCCCCCAGATGCAGGCCTGCTACAACGCCGCCAAGGCCGCTCTGCTGCACCTGTCTCGATCGCTGGCCGTCGAGTGGGCCGGCTTTGCCCGATGCAACACAGTCTCCCCTGGCTACATGGCCACCGAGATCTCCGACTTTGTCCccaaggagaccaaggagaagtgGTGGCAGCTCATTCCCATGGGCCGAGAGGGAGACCCCTCCGAGCTCTGCGGAGCCTACCTCTACCTTGCCTCTGATGCTGCCACCTACACCACTGGTGCCGACATTATCGTCGATGGTGGCTACTGCGCTCCTTAGAGGATGTATATAGATAATGATTGTTTATGATTAGACATTGATTGAGTGTAGTTGGACATTAGCAGTCAGATAGGCAACGAAGATCATCCAAGTCTGAATACATACCCATACAAATCATACAAGTAAATGATGGAATTACTCATAtaagtatgtacttacTTGTACCGAATTGCCAATGAATGTCAATCAGAAcgcagtatgtacaagtactcgcaCAATATCATAAGGCACTCGAATGTTCAAGAAGTCATCATTTTGGTGATTCGGGGAAATACTTGACACCTTTGTTGATGCAACTTGACTCCATAAGTAGGAAACCCATAGTATATCTTTTTGTCGCTTTATATTCACCTGTTCCCTTCTTTCTATGGACTATAAGTTAATTTAGTTGACCTTGTCAAGTAATACCTCAACAAACTGTAAAGAAATAGGAGATTATTGCTTTTGGTTTTTGAGAAGAGATCTGGATAGCACCACACAAATAATGCGTCAAAATCAGTTCAAAATCCAACCCACAGAACAACCAACACTCCCCGAACcgctcataacctgtaTAGGATGCTGCTCCACTCACACCTCTTGTCCAGCCCTAACCTGCGATCTAGGTTGGGGAAATTTTGTATGCAGGAAAAATATATGCAAGATTTGGGATTTTATTTGTGTTCATCAACCACGTCGATTTACACAGCTATCATGGTCCGAGAACGATCTGGAACGGTGGCGTACACGCCCAaaaagcagcagaagcctCTGGTGGACGACGCCCACTTGTCCtctgctgaggaggacgatTTCAAGACCCCAGAGAGTGCAAAGAGCAAGAAGCCTGAAGCGTCACAACAGGAGCCGGCGGTGTCAGAAACGCCAGTCAAGggcaaggccaagaagatcaccTTTGACGAGGACGGAATGAGTGCCGAGCCCATCGTTgagaagaaaaaggtggttgtggaggagtctgAAGACGACAGTGACGATGcccccgaggaggaaacACTGGAGGATGGACAAGAAAAGACCCTGGCCAAGCAAAAGGAACAGCAGCGGCTGGCAGCATTAGAGAAGGcggaagagaagaagaagcggcGGGAGGCCAACGAGGTGCTGGCTAAacaggccaaggccaagaaggacaagctggaggagctcagAAGACAGGCTcgagatgatgaggaggaggacgaggaagaagaagaggatgaagacgacgatAAGGATCAAGAACAGCTGCCTCTGGAGGTTCTAGAGGCACTTGAGCGATCCAAGAACATGcctgtggaggagcccaagaagcccaagaagcgggtgtttgaggaggttgaggaggagatcaagaagggTCCTGTTTCCGTGCGGGTACTCAAAAAGAACAAGTCTAAGCTGCCCCCTAAGGCCGAGGGCGCTACTACAGTCGGACGAATGGCTTTTTTGAACAGACCTTCGATCGACCGACGACAGGTCAAGAGATGATGGTGAGGATGATGCACTTCACATAGATAATGGATGGTAATTATAGACAGTTAGCAGAAGATGATATGAGCAAATGCGATTGGATCGAGACTCAATGGGAGTGATGAGACTGTGTACTGTGCTAAACACCGAGACGTCAACCATTGTGTGGAACAGTGACTCCGTGACGGCCGTTCTGATACACGGGTCTTTCCTCTACCAAATCATCCATAAGTAGGAGCTACTTATCCGTAGACCACAGGTGATTggcagtacagtacctgtacaACAAACAATACCGTCCACCAGTACTTCAACATTccgagtacagtatgtaccgaTACATTTATGTACCAACGAATGGGAGAAGGAGCCCGTATCGAGGAGTATTCATAAGTATTCATATTCATAAGTACAAGGATTCACCATACGCTACAACGCCTATCAGATCTGCCACTGGACTAGAGAACGTTCGTTCGTTTCCTGCTTGCTTCATAAGTATACATTTGTCTATTGACCAGAATTCAAtctgtgtgtgttttgttaGTCAGTATGACTGCTGTCACAGCCATACAGAGGGTATGGGGATGAGTCACTAACTCGGGTGGATTGATTTGGCACCAGAGCTGTATCGACAGTATTGCAACGCACAAATGCCTGAACTGAATAATAAAAGCACGAGCTCAAGTACGGTAGTCCGCTGCTGGACACGCAGTGGTGCGGTGAAGAGGCTGCGATGAAAAGTTCAACACAAACCACTCGCTGGCTTGTGGTTGACTCTCGTCGCTTTGATCCTTACTCCACATCCGGCAGGAACAAGGTCAGCAACGGGA from Yarrowia lipolytica chromosome 1D, complete sequence encodes:
- a CDS encoding uncharacterized protein (Compare to YALI0D18986g, no similarity), giving the protein MLLHSHLLSSPNLRSRLGKFCMQEKYMQDLGFYLCSSTTSIYTAIMVRERSGTVAYTPKKQQKPLVDDAHLSSAEEDDFKTPESAKSKKPEASQQEPAVSETPVKGKAKKITFDEDGMSAEPIVEKKKVVVEESEDDSDDAPEEETLEDGQEKTLAKQKEQQRLAALEKAEEKKKRREANEVLAKQAKAKKDKLEELRRQARDDEEEDEEEEEDEDDDKDQEQLPLEVLEALERSKNMPVEEPKKPKKRVFEEVEEEIKKGPVSVRVLKKNKSKLPPKAEGATTVGRMAFLNRPSIDRRQVKR
- a CDS encoding uncharacterized protein (Compare to YALI0D18942g, similar to uniprot|P36164 Saccharomyces cerevisiae YKR088c, similar to Saccharomyces cerevisiae TVP38 (YKR088C); ancestral locus Anc_5.686), with translation MHPVISDALRNAHGTYHAALDRYYALTTKQRIAVWLGLGFAGFMGLGFLIWHQTLIAWLVGFAEKVHDTPFAWVGLFLAICIISFPPLIGYSMISTFCGMAYGFPNGWPLLAAATIIGSTASFLIVSRRFANYARHLAQTNTKFAALTQTMEKDSFALLWMIRLCPLPYSLSNGALASIPSITPQAFALATAITSPKLLIHVFVGDRLARLGQGEKDWTSTLVDFLSIGIAVSAGAITAYIVYTRTLQRAAEIEAEQHPNLDELDVLDDDEFIVNDV
- a CDS encoding uncharacterized protein (Compare to YALI0D18964g, similar to uniprot|P87218 Candida albicans Sorbitol utilization protein SOU2) — its product is MAHLCLLVATVTEVKTLAPKSIYTWVCSLEQTRHSKTTTSIHSTTSIMSGPSTLATGLHPLPTETPKFPTNIMDRFSLKGKVASVTGSSSGIGYCVAEAYAQAGADVAIWYNSHPADAKAEHLAKTYGVKAKAYKCPVTDAAAVESTIQQIEKDFGTIDIFVANAGVPWTAGPMIDVPDNKEWDKVINLDLNGAYYCAKYAGQIFKKKGKGSFIFTASMSGHIVNIPQMQACYNAAKAALLHLSRSLAVEWAGFARCNTVSPGYMATEISDFVPKETKEKWWQLIPMGREGDPSELCGAYLYLASDAATYTTGADIIVDGGYCAP
- a CDS encoding uncharacterized protein (Compare to YALI0D18920g, weakly similar to uniprot|P28272 Saccharomyces cerevisiae YKL216w URA1 dihydroorotate dehydrogenase) yields the protein MMSARTARVLMQSGRSARLAAPLRPLHRSLHSNPKYEYTKASFTGFLKWSAIFAGATAFAFYTVDSRSAIHQYIALPILRLCTDAETSHRLGIEILANGMSPKQRQEDNEIDPNHLLEVTIFANSKRPLTLRTPIGVAAGLDKHGQAIDGLFGLGFAYVEVGSVTPEPQDGNPKPRFFRLPKDDAVINRYGFNSEGHFAVMGRLKQRLLHALGHEQPQHEDTRHSLDKNKVLAVNLGKNKTGDEVSDYTQGVTRFANLSDALVVNVSSPNTPGLRALQGEERLAKLLTAVVAERNKVQFANTYTPILVKIAPDLSESEIVSIAAAAKQSKIDGIIVSNTTIQRPEHLRSQPYLSAETGGLSGAPLKPIALKAIKTLRKNIGDEITIVGCGGISNGKDAIEFARAGATFVQVYTALAYQGPGLPVHMKQEIVKELNGKKWVDIIGADVDVKKE